A part of Haliotis asinina isolate JCU_RB_2024 chromosome 10, JCU_Hal_asi_v2, whole genome shotgun sequence genomic DNA contains:
- the LOC137297913 gene encoding uncharacterized protein isoform X2 has protein sequence MADFAVCLLVFTIGILTIPPGHAAPFTVTPLELEMCGPQQTTSMTLSCRPTVQGITQVFALEIGKTAGSVKTAMARVTVMASHVDVFNQTLRARMTTKGSISGGRGSLELRLSRLVDDDAATYYCSIAYMTDSVAMQETMETVIRHTLQGTVPRCDGSLVLAAMQNNTPVTSPRSGKCPNGVAGRSEALMYSLCNSPDLTTWTSGLKVTDICCQVPKYTPVATFEFGFYVQDERGMVGIFMGCTDQGFEFITQLCGHAPIKLTLSKSQTNGYIGNADNYHLVQFGTSGNPFG, from the exons ATGGCGGATTTTGCTGTGTGTCTCCTTGTCTTTACGATCGGGATTCTAACAATTCCTCCAG GTCATGCCGCGCCTTTCACCGTCACCCCTTTGGAGTTGGAGATGTGTGGGCCACAACAAACGACCTCCATGACCTTGAGCTGTCGCCCTACCGTGCAGGGAATCACTCAGGTCTTTGCACTAGAGATAGGAAAGACGGCAGGTTCGGTTAAGACCGCAATGGCGCGTGTCACAGTGATGGCATCTCATGTGGACGTCTTCAACCAAACTCTTCGGGCTCGAATGACCACCAAAGGCTCCATTTCCGGTGGCAGAGGCAGTCTTGAACTTCGGCTGAGTCGGCTTGTCGACGACGACGCCGCTACCTATTACTGCAGTATCGCATATATGACCGATTCTGTCGCTATGCAAGAGACGATGGAGACGGTCATTCGTCATA CCCTCCAGGGAACGGTCCCGAGATGTGACGGTTCGCTGGTTTTGGCAGCCATGCAAAATAACACCCCCGTGACTAGCCCCAGGTCAGGGAAATGTCCTAACGGCGTGGCTGGCCGGTCAGAAGCCCTGATGTACAGCCTCTGTAACTCTCCAGATCTAACAACCTGGACATCAGGCCTAAAG GTGACAGACATCTGCTGTCAGGTCCCCAAGTACACGCCAGTGGCGACATTTGAGTTCGGATTCTACGTACAAGACGAGCGCGGGATGGTTGGAATATTCATGGGATGCACCGACCAAGGATTTGAG TTCATCACCCAGTTATGTGGACACGCTCCAATCAAACTAACCCTCTCAAAATCTCAAACTAATGGCTACATCGGCAACGCGGACAACTATCATCTAGTCCAGTTTGGCACATCTGGTAACCCTTTTGGATAA
- the LOC137297913 gene encoding uncharacterized protein isoform X1: MADFAVCLLVFTIGILTIPPGHAAPFTVTPLELEMCGPQQTTSMTLSCRPTVQGITQVFALEIGKTAGSVKTAMARVTVMASHVDVFNQTLRARMTTKGSISGGRGSLELRLSRLVDDDAATYYCSIAYMTDSVAMQETMETVIRHTLQGTVPRCDGSLVLAAMQNNTPVTSPRSGKCPNGVAGRSEALMYSLCNSPDLTTWTSGLKVTDICCQVPKYTPVATFEFGFYVQDERGMVGIFMGCTDQGFELYAGGLKIIESRPDNPLIPFDVSIKSATTRSRWSHLTTSVGYLKSSRMPHYNDIW, translated from the exons ATGGCGGATTTTGCTGTGTGTCTCCTTGTCTTTACGATCGGGATTCTAACAATTCCTCCAG GTCATGCCGCGCCTTTCACCGTCACCCCTTTGGAGTTGGAGATGTGTGGGCCACAACAAACGACCTCCATGACCTTGAGCTGTCGCCCTACCGTGCAGGGAATCACTCAGGTCTTTGCACTAGAGATAGGAAAGACGGCAGGTTCGGTTAAGACCGCAATGGCGCGTGTCACAGTGATGGCATCTCATGTGGACGTCTTCAACCAAACTCTTCGGGCTCGAATGACCACCAAAGGCTCCATTTCCGGTGGCAGAGGCAGTCTTGAACTTCGGCTGAGTCGGCTTGTCGACGACGACGCCGCTACCTATTACTGCAGTATCGCATATATGACCGATTCTGTCGCTATGCAAGAGACGATGGAGACGGTCATTCGTCATA CCCTCCAGGGAACGGTCCCGAGATGTGACGGTTCGCTGGTTTTGGCAGCCATGCAAAATAACACCCCCGTGACTAGCCCCAGGTCAGGGAAATGTCCTAACGGCGTGGCTGGCCGGTCAGAAGCCCTGATGTACAGCCTCTGTAACTCTCCAGATCTAACAACCTGGACATCAGGCCTAAAG GTGACAGACATCTGCTGTCAGGTCCCCAAGTACACGCCAGTGGCGACATTTGAGTTCGGATTCTACGTACAAGACGAGCGCGGGATGGTTGGAATATTCATGGGATGCACCGACCAAGGATTTGAG ctgtatgccggcggtctgaaaataatcgagtctagaccagacaatccactgatcccatttgacgtgtcaatcaagtcagcgaccacccgatctcgttggtcacatcttacgacaagcgtgggttacttaAAATCTTCACGGATGCCGCACTACAATGACATATGGTGA